The DNA window TTCTTCATGTGTGTCAAAGAAATTTAATACATTTTTAAAGGTAGTTTTTGAGAAATAATCGTCACTGTCTAGGAAATTTACATATTTTCCGTTTGCATTATCTAAACCGATGTTTCTGGAAATTGCAGGTCCTAGATTTTCATCATTGCGGATATATTTGAAATTATCTGGAAATTTATCAATAAACTTTTTACAGACGCTTTTTGTATTGTCTAGGCTGTTGTCATCAACAATAATAACTTCAATATTCTCTTCAAATCCAATATCTTGAAAAATTAATGAATTTAAACATTCTTCAATCCATTTTTCAGAATTATACGCTGCAATAATCACTGAAAAATTAATTTGCATTTAATGATTACTCCTGTGACTTTTTATAATCCGGTTTAATTGTGGTAACTAATAGCTTTAGATTTTCGTTAATTTCATCAATGCTATGGAATTTAGAACAGTTGAATATGAATGTATGGTTATGTGAATACAGATATGAAGTTGATAAATATCCGGAATGAGGATTAGAACTGTTTTGATAATAAACTACATAATATTTGTACTTATTAGTTGTATTGGTTGAATTCTGCAGGATTTTAATGTCATCTTCATGGGATAATTCTTTCACTTTATCATTAAAACTTTTCCCTGCGACATCTGTTTTACCTAAATCTTCAATGTATATCTTTTCAACACCTTCTCTTTTTGTCAATTCAGTACTGTATGACCCAGAATCTGTAACTGAAAATTCTGGTGGTAAGACAGCAGTAGATTTGTGTATATCTATTATTGCATTACCAACGGTGTTTGAAGAAGATACGACTGCATATCCGCATATTATTGCAATAATTATTATGATTAATATTAATATCCATCGTTTATCCATGTTATGACCTATTTTTGACTTGATTCGGCACTTTTGATATAAGCGTCACATACTTCATTAGCTTCTCCTTCCATTATAAGATGTCCATCTTCAATCCAAATGCATTTGTCGCAAATGTCACGAATCTGACCGATAGAATGTGAAACAAGAAGTACGGTGACTCCATCCTGCATCATTGATCTGATTTTTTCTGAACTTTTTTTTCTGAATTTAATGTCTCCTACGGATAAGATCTCATCAATGATTAGTATATCCGGCTCCACTAATGTAGCAATAGAAAAACCTAATTTGGCACGCATTCCTGATGAATAATTTTTAACTGGATAGTTAATGTACTCTCCAAGTTCGGAGAATTCTATAATCTCATCATATTTGCTGTTAATGAATTTTTCATCCATACTTAAGAAAGCGCCATTTAAATAAATATTGTTTTTTCCAGTGTAATTTTTATCAAAACCGGCACCTAATTCAAGTAATGGTGCAACCTTGCCGTTAATTGTGATTTTACCATAAGTAGGTTCATAAATTCCCGCTAAAATTTTTAAAAGAGTACTTTTTCCGGCACCATTAAATCCTAGAATGCCTACTCTGTCCCCTTTATAAATATTAAATGTGATGTCATCCAGGACTCTAATCTTCTTTTTGTCATTTTTATTGTTTTTTAGAGTTCTAATGACATATTCTTTGAGTGTATCAATTTTATCCTTTGTAATTTTAAATTCCATGGTCAAATGTTCGACTTTGATGGCAATTTCATTATCATTATCGAGCATTTGCCTTTTTGAATTTTTATTAAATAAATTTGAAATGATGTCTTTAAAACCCATAGTAAAACCTAACTATATTTCTAATGCTAATTTTTTCTCATATATGCTGAATAATAAAATTCCAATTCCTAATACTGCAAATGCGAATACCGCAAGGTATGCAAGGGTCCATAAGTCCGGAAATACTCCATATACGACCGCTTCTCTAAAGCAGGTAATTGCTGAATATAGAGGGTTTAATGTGAATATGATTTGAACTCTTGCCGGAACGATTTCTATAGGGTAGAATAATGCGGAAGCATACATTAAAATCAATGCAAATACATTGTACAAATGACCAATATCTGAAAAATATGTATTGCATACAGCTAAAATCAGACCAACTCCGAATATCAGTATTACCAATAAAGCTAATGGAATTATTGCGAAAATTGATGTAATGTGGAATGAAGCTCCAGTTATCAGCATAACTCCAAATAATATCACAAAGGATATAAGGAAGTTAATAAATTCATAGCAAACCTTACTTACTGTAAACATGTATTTGGGTACATAAATTTTTTTCAATAGGTTTGCATTTGATCTGATTGATTGCATTGCACCTTTTGTTGCGGAGTTATAAAAATCGTAAATTACTCTTCCTGAAAGGAAATAAACGGGATAATTTTCAATTTGACGACCAAATAACATGGAAAAAATTGCTGTAAATACTAACATTATAAAAAGAGGATTTAAAAAACTCCATAGAATTCCTAAAACGGAATCCTTATATTTTGAAGTCAAATCTCTTTTAACGAGTTGTTTTAATAAAAATTTTTTTTCAGATAATGTGTCAAACATTGTTTTACCATTAATTCAATTGAATAACATTAATTTATTATTAAATATTAATATAATTTTTTCTATTTGTGCCTTCTTGCGAATTCATCGAAGACTTCATCAAGTTCTATGCCTTTATAAGCAAGAAGCAATAGTGTATGGAATATTAAATCAACAGATTCATATACAAGATTTTCATCATTTTTTGAAGCGATAATAACTTCTCCTGCTTCTTCAGCTACTTTTTCAAGTATTTTATCTTCAGCTTTTTTGTCACTGTCTTGCATGATGTTGGAAGTGTATGAATCGATGGGGTTATCCCTTCTAGATTCCAATACTTCATAAACTTCTCTTATAATCTTATCCTTCTCCATCATTAATCACCTTTTGATTCTTGGTCTTGAAGGCTTTCAGTAAGTGCAATTAATGGATGTTTATCATCATCGATTATTTCAATGTCATCAAAAGTTTTTATTCCTGCCTTGTCCGCAGTTTTTTCCATACCTAACTTTATGTCCTGACCTAAATCAACAACATATGAGTCCACGGTTTCATATCCTCTTTGTGCTGAGGCCACCGCTCTGTGATGTCCGTCAACTAGAATCCATCTGTCACCGGTTTTAACCACAATTGCAGGTTCTGCCAGTCCCTTTTCAAGTTCATAGGCTCTTCCTTCAAGTTCATCAGCATATACCCTGTCCTGTGTAGGTCTTAATTTTTTTGTTTCAACCGGCATGT is part of the uncultured Methanobrevibacter sp. genome and encodes:
- the hisE gene encoding phosphoribosyl-ATP diphosphatase, with product MEKDKIIREVYEVLESRRDNPIDSYTSNIMQDSDKKAEDKILEKVAEEAGEVIIASKNDENLVYESVDLIFHTLLLLAYKGIELDEVFDEFARRHK
- a CDS encoding ABC transporter ATP-binding protein, which produces MGFKDIISNLFNKNSKRQMLDNDNEIAIKVEHLTMEFKITKDKIDTLKEYVIRTLKNNKNDKKKIRVLDDITFNIYKGDRVGILGFNGAGKSTLLKILAGIYEPTYGKITINGKVAPLLELGAGFDKNYTGKNNIYLNGAFLSMDEKFINSKYDEIIEFSELGEYINYPVKNYSSGMRAKLGFSIATLVEPDILIIDEILSVGDIKFRKKSSEKIRSMMQDGVTVLLVSHSIGQIRDICDKCIWIEDGHLIMEGEANEVCDAYIKSAESSQK
- a CDS encoding ABC transporter permease; translated protein: MFDTLSEKKFLLKQLVKRDLTSKYKDSVLGILWSFLNPLFIMLVFTAIFSMLFGRQIENYPVYFLSGRVIYDFYNSATKGAMQSIRSNANLLKKIYVPKYMFTVSKVCYEFINFLISFVILFGVMLITGASFHITSIFAIIPLALLVILIFGVGLILAVCNTYFSDIGHLYNVFALILMYASALFYPIEIVPARVQIIFTLNPLYSAITCFREAVVYGVFPDLWTLAYLAVFAFAVLGIGILLFSIYEKKLALEI